One window of the Chitinophaga niabensis genome contains the following:
- a CDS encoding cation:proton antiporter, translating to MKKSHLLYPLIIGIFAALIWFIIAQGERLPEKQQTPLTTTLTPAAATPAGTGVLNELIHHARNPLSMLLFQIIIILCVARLFGYLAQKIKQPAVVGEIVAGIVLGPSLLGLLWPDAMKTIFPAGSLSNLQFLSQIGLAFFMFIVGMELDISKVRQKAHDAVMISHASIIIPFFLGVCLAYFTFQEFAPANVSFVSFALFMGIAMSITAFPVLARIVQERGLTGTPLGSMAITCAAADDITAWGILAVVIAIVKSTGILSAVVTILLALAFVAAMFFLVRPWLQKRMTAVQGTKTKVALAFFVLLISGYLAEVIGVHLLFGAFIAGVIMPQEMNIKSLLTDKLEDVSVLILLPIFFVLTGLRTQIGLLNEGHLWAVFGVIMLVAVSGKFAGSALTARIVGQPWQEALSIGALMNTRGLMELVVLNIGYELGILTPQVFAMLVLMALATTFMTGPALDIINHYYARRRHVVSPHSSAQH from the coding sequence ATGAAGAAGAGCCACCTGCTTTATCCTTTGATCATCGGTATTTTTGCCGCACTTATCTGGTTCATTATTGCCCAGGGTGAGCGTTTGCCTGAAAAACAACAAACTCCCCTCACCACCACTCTAACACCCGCAGCCGCAACACCAGCCGGCACAGGCGTATTGAACGAACTCATACATCATGCCCGGAATCCCCTGAGCATGCTGCTTTTCCAGATCATTATCATTCTCTGTGTGGCCCGCTTGTTCGGCTACCTGGCACAAAAAATAAAACAACCTGCTGTAGTAGGTGAGATCGTTGCCGGTATTGTACTCGGCCCTTCCCTGCTGGGATTGTTATGGCCCGATGCCATGAAAACTATTTTCCCTGCCGGTTCTTTAAGCAACCTGCAGTTCCTGAGCCAGATAGGCCTCGCCTTTTTCATGTTCATTGTGGGCATGGAACTGGATATCAGTAAGGTCAGACAAAAGGCACACGATGCCGTGATGATCAGCCACGCCAGTATTATTATCCCTTTTTTCCTGGGTGTTTGCCTGGCTTATTTTACTTTCCAGGAGTTTGCACCGGCTAATGTGAGCTTTGTGTCCTTTGCCCTGTTTATGGGAATTGCCATGAGCATCACCGCATTTCCGGTACTGGCACGCATTGTACAGGAAAGAGGATTAACAGGTACTCCCCTGGGTTCCATGGCCATTACCTGTGCCGCTGCGGATGATATCACCGCATGGGGTATACTGGCCGTAGTGATCGCTATCGTAAAGTCCACCGGTATCTTAAGTGCCGTTGTCACTATTCTGCTGGCCCTGGCATTTGTAGCTGCCATGTTCTTCCTGGTACGCCCCTGGCTGCAAAAACGCATGACTGCCGTTCAGGGCACCAAAACCAAAGTAGCCCTCGCCTTCTTTGTACTGCTGATCTCCGGCTACCTGGCAGAAGTGATCGGCGTGCATTTGCTCTTCGGCGCTTTTATTGCCGGTGTGATCATGCCGCAGGAAATGAATATCAAATCCTTACTCACAGATAAACTGGAAGATGTAAGTGTACTCATACTGCTGCCTATCTTTTTTGTACTAACCGGTTTACGCACGCAGATCGGATTACTAAACGAAGGACACCTCTGGGCTGTATTTGGTGTGATCATGCTCGTGGCCGTTTCCGGTAAATTTGCCGGGTCTGCGCTCACAGCAAGGATTGTAGGCCAGCCCTGGCAGGAAGCGCTTTCCATCGGTGCATTGATGAATACACGGGGATTAATGGAACTGGTAGTATTGAATATCGGTTATGAACTGGGTATTTTAACGCCGCAGGTATTTGCCATGCTGGTATTGATGGCGCTGGCCACTACTTTTATGACGGGCCCTGCACTGGATATCATTAATCATTATTACGCACGCCGGCGGCATGTTGTTTCGCCGCATTCATCGGCACAGCATTAG
- a CDS encoding RagB/SusD family nutrient uptake outer membrane protein, giving the protein MQKILFLAGSALLLMTAGCNTSLLNVKPNDRYTESTFWVTPEAAAAGLTSCYSILRNDGVYGGKGSNNTTALWEETASPNAYNYGNSMSYNSIAAGLQASNTGGVITGRWSDCYGGIGRCNTFLVKVDEVAGMDPAVVTRMKGEAYYLRALYYFLLQNYYGAVPLITEPPNKETQGDLPRTERVKVVEQILKDLDSAALKLPFKYTAATDKGRATKGAAMGLKARVLLYEASPLLNPANDNTKWKAAADAAKAVIDAAASTGYGLFADYRALFLPANENNKEVIFDVQYVFPNQGNSFDLICRQYNTNAPLLNLAQAYLMKDGLPQSQSPLYNAATPFLNRDARLYGTFTFPGDRYMGATINATRFAITGFGMKKFSIYDREAPPADKASLVDRQSETNFIVLRYADILLMYAEAQNEYAGPDATIYDALDTIRGRVAMPKITRGLSKDDLRKVIRHERRIELAGEGMYYNDIRRWKTAEVELNTDIYNYKGDRLETRKFNKDRDYWWPIPLGERDLNPALEQNNLY; this is encoded by the coding sequence ATGCAAAAGATATTATTCTTAGCCGGAAGCGCCCTGTTGCTGATGACAGCAGGTTGTAACACCAGCCTGCTGAATGTTAAACCTAACGACCGCTATACGGAATCAACTTTCTGGGTAACACCGGAAGCCGCCGCCGCAGGTTTAACCAGCTGTTATTCCATTCTGCGCAATGATGGTGTATATGGTGGTAAAGGTTCCAACAATACAACTGCACTGTGGGAAGAAACAGCCTCTCCCAATGCCTACAATTATGGCAACAGCATGAGTTATAATTCCATCGCTGCAGGTCTGCAGGCATCCAACACCGGTGGTGTTATTACCGGCCGCTGGTCTGATTGTTACGGAGGTATTGGCCGCTGCAATACTTTCCTGGTGAAAGTGGATGAAGTGGCAGGTATGGACCCTGCTGTTGTAACCCGCATGAAAGGAGAAGCGTATTACCTGAGAGCTTTGTATTATTTCCTGTTACAGAATTATTATGGTGCAGTGCCACTGATCACTGAGCCGCCAAATAAAGAAACACAGGGCGATCTGCCGAGAACAGAACGTGTGAAAGTGGTAGAGCAGATCCTGAAAGACCTGGACAGTGCAGCACTGAAACTTCCTTTCAAATACACTGCTGCCACAGATAAAGGCCGCGCTACGAAAGGTGCTGCCATGGGATTGAAAGCACGTGTATTGTTGTACGAAGCAAGCCCCTTGCTGAACCCGGCAAACGATAACACCAAGTGGAAAGCTGCTGCCGACGCTGCGAAAGCAGTGATCGATGCAGCTGCAAGTACGGGTTATGGTTTGTTTGCAGATTACCGTGCGTTGTTCCTGCCGGCGAATGAGAATAACAAAGAAGTGATCTTTGATGTGCAGTATGTATTCCCGAACCAGGGAAATTCCTTCGACCTGATCTGCCGTCAGTACAATACAAACGCTCCACTGCTGAACCTTGCACAAGCTTACCTGATGAAGGATGGCCTTCCGCAATCACAGTCTCCATTGTATAATGCAGCAACACCTTTCCTGAACAGGGATGCACGTTTGTACGGCACCTTCACTTTCCCCGGCGACCGCTACATGGGGGCTACCATTAACGCTACCCGTTTTGCGATCACAGGTTTTGGAATGAAAAAGTTCAGCATCTATGACCGGGAAGCGCCACCTGCAGATAAAGCATCATTGGTAGATCGTCAGTCAGAAACCAATTTCATTGTACTGCGGTATGCAGATATCTTACTGATGTATGCTGAAGCACAGAATGAGTATGCTGGTCCTGATGCCACTATCTACGATGCGCTGGATACTATCCGTGGCCGTGTGGCCATGCCAAAGATCACACGTGGTTTATCCAAAGACGATCTGCGGAAAGTGATCCGTCATGAAAGAAGGATTGAACTGGCCGGCGAGGGTATGTATTACAATGATATCCGCCGTTGGAAAACAGCAGAGGTGGAACTGAATACGGATATCTATAACTACAAAGGAGACCGTTTGGAAACAAGGAAATTCAATAAAGACAGAGACTACTGGTGGCCTATCCCGCTTGGGGAGAGAGACCTGAATCCTGCATTGGAACAGAATAATCTTTACTAA
- a CDS encoding SusC/RagA family TonB-linked outer membrane protein translates to MELSKRFHIYRFLSVCIGIIFFSTLSLRAQDLPITGKVTSATEGTPLMGVSVQIVGTSTGTATDANGLFKINAPAGAVLKFSFIGFLSQEIKVTRAANLDIKFQEDVQKLNETVVVGYGTRKKATLVGAVTMLDMVEKEGVPITNVSNALHGQPGLFVNLSNSQPGVDRSTIRIRGVGTFNNNNPLVLVDGIEYSMDELNPNDIESISVLKDAAAAIYGSRGANGVILVTTKKGKGTPRVNYSYYRGFHKATYLPDAINDPIAYMKLKNQALANENKAPDYTQAEIAEYEQGVKTDNITYPANDWYKIALDNGMIQKHDLSIAASTEQYQYRLSIGYLDRDGIMFGPTNHAKNYSLGLNASMNVTKRLKAGITLDGYYRNYTQPSYNSFWNYLSRTLPILTDTLADGRYGNSWLRTPGRNNWEHPRLIAFGALSTKVVQRFLATIFTEYKLPFDITYNIKFGVDKYDGLLSEAYPRLQTFNPKTGAAINWNSPATAPRFAKTDENNMAMHFYNTLDWAKTFNGKHNLSAMIGSSYDNFDTDNFNASMTGYLDASLSALGAGTVWNATGGNSTRDVIMSYFGRVNYDFDGKYLLEATFRADGSSRFAKDNRWGYFPAVSAGWRIDKESFFKSKFIDQLKLRVSAGQLGNQAVALYSYEQLVNLGEDYSFGGTLNSGAASTAYADPTIHWETTTAYNGGVDVNLWKNRISLTADVYKKLTDGILRPVNIPSQVGNLTGPTQNVGKVDNSGYEITLQYKNNVRNVNYGVFGNVAYNKNKVVDLNGEIIYGPGSTITKEGYPMNSYFLLQSNGFYQNADEVSKGPNQGNDTRPGYIKYVDVKKDNIINGDDRVIINASSIMPKYTFSFGFNVEYKGISLTSAFQGVAGVKVYPVANLAFPFNNGANATWEWATDSWTPEKPNARLPILTTAATSNFTQRSDFWLRSGDYVRLKNLQLSYAFPQSLLDKVKINRLTVYANAENLVTFSKYKDMDPESLLNRTDLYTYPMMKTFSAGLNVTF, encoded by the coding sequence ATGGAACTTTCCAAACGATTCCACATTTACCGGTTTTTATCGGTTTGCATCGGAATCATTTTCTTTTCTACGTTATCGCTCAGAGCACAGGACCTGCCTATTACGGGAAAAGTAACATCTGCCACTGAGGGTACTCCGCTTATGGGCGTAAGCGTTCAGATCGTGGGTACTTCTACAGGTACTGCCACAGATGCCAACGGGCTTTTTAAGATCAATGCTCCCGCAGGCGCTGTGCTGAAATTTTCTTTTATCGGTTTCCTTTCCCAGGAGATTAAAGTAACAAGGGCGGCCAACCTGGACATTAAATTCCAGGAAGACGTGCAAAAACTGAATGAAACGGTGGTTGTGGGGTATGGTACCCGCAAAAAGGCTACCCTCGTAGGAGCTGTGACCATGCTGGACATGGTAGAGAAAGAAGGGGTGCCTATCACCAATGTGAGTAATGCACTGCATGGCCAACCCGGTCTCTTTGTGAACCTCAGTAACAGCCAGCCAGGGGTAGACCGTTCTACAATCCGCATCAGGGGAGTAGGTACCTTCAATAATAACAACCCGCTGGTATTGGTAGACGGGATCGAGTATTCCATGGATGAATTGAATCCAAACGACATCGAGTCTATTTCTGTACTGAAAGATGCTGCTGCTGCCATCTATGGTTCCCGTGGAGCGAATGGTGTTATCCTGGTTACAACCAAAAAAGGGAAAGGCACGCCGCGTGTGAACTATAGCTATTATCGCGGCTTCCATAAAGCTACTTATCTGCCGGATGCCATCAATGATCCCATTGCGTATATGAAACTGAAGAACCAGGCGCTGGCTAACGAGAATAAAGCACCCGATTATACACAGGCTGAGATCGCAGAATATGAACAGGGTGTTAAAACGGATAATATCACTTACCCCGCCAACGACTGGTATAAAATAGCCTTGGATAATGGTATGATCCAGAAACATGACCTGAGCATTGCTGCCAGCACGGAACAATACCAATACCGTTTGTCTATTGGTTACCTGGATAGAGATGGGATCATGTTCGGCCCTACCAACCACGCCAAAAACTATTCACTGGGCCTCAATGCTTCCATGAATGTGACCAAACGTTTGAAAGCAGGTATTACACTGGATGGTTACTATCGTAACTACACACAACCTTCTTACAACTCCTTCTGGAATTACCTTTCCCGTACACTGCCTATCCTTACTGATACACTGGCAGATGGCCGCTATGGTAACTCCTGGCTCAGAACACCCGGCCGTAATAACTGGGAGCATCCAAGGCTGATTGCTTTTGGTGCACTGAGCACTAAAGTGGTACAACGTTTCCTGGCCACCATCTTTACGGAATACAAACTGCCTTTCGACATTACCTACAACATCAAATTTGGTGTAGATAAATATGATGGTCTGTTGAGTGAAGCCTATCCAAGGCTGCAAACATTCAATCCTAAAACAGGCGCTGCTATCAACTGGAACAGTCCTGCCACGGCTCCCCGTTTTGCGAAAACGGATGAGAACAACATGGCCATGCACTTCTATAACACACTGGACTGGGCAAAAACTTTCAATGGCAAACATAACCTCTCCGCCATGATCGGTTCCAGCTATGATAACTTTGATACGGATAATTTCAACGCCAGTATGACGGGTTACCTGGATGCTTCTTTAAGTGCGCTGGGTGCAGGTACGGTGTGGAATGCCACCGGTGGTAACAGCACAAGGGATGTGATCATGTCTTACTTCGGCCGTGTGAATTACGACTTTGACGGCAAGTATCTGCTGGAAGCCACTTTCCGTGCAGATGGATCCAGTCGTTTTGCGAAAGATAACCGCTGGGGTTATTTCCCTGCCGTGTCTGCCGGCTGGCGTATTGATAAAGAATCTTTCTTCAAATCCAAATTCATTGACCAGTTGAAACTGCGTGTTTCTGCAGGCCAACTGGGTAACCAGGCAGTAGCGCTTTACAGCTATGAACAACTGGTGAACCTTGGAGAAGATTACAGCTTTGGCGGAACACTTAATTCCGGCGCTGCTTCTACTGCCTATGCAGATCCTACCATTCACTGGGAAACTACTACTGCTTATAATGGTGGTGTGGACGTTAATCTCTGGAAGAACCGCATCTCCCTTACAGCGGATGTTTATAAAAAGCTAACGGATGGTATCCTGCGCCCTGTGAATATTCCAAGCCAGGTGGGTAACCTTACCGGCCCTACGCAGAACGTGGGTAAAGTAGATAATAGTGGTTATGAGATCACACTGCAATACAAGAATAATGTACGTAATGTGAACTATGGTGTATTTGGAAACGTGGCTTATAATAAAAACAAAGTGGTAGACCTCAACGGCGAGATCATTTATGGCCCCGGCAGCACCATCACCAAAGAAGGTTATCCGATGAACTCCTACTTCCTCCTGCAATCCAACGGTTTTTACCAGAATGCGGATGAAGTAAGCAAAGGACCTAACCAGGGTAATGATACAAGGCCGGGTTATATTAAATATGTGGATGTAAAGAAGGATAACATCATTAATGGTGACGACCGTGTGATCATCAATGCATCTTCCATTATGCCGAAGTATACATTCAGTTTTGGTTTCAACGTGGAGTACAAAGGTATTTCGCTGACCTCTGCATTCCAGGGTGTGGCCGGTGTGAAAGTATATCCTGTGGCGAATCTCGCGTTCCCTTTCAACAATGGTGCAAACGCAACCTGGGAATGGGCTACGGATAGCTGGACGCCTGAGAAGCCCAACGCACGTTTACCGATCCTTACCACTGCAGCAACTTCCAACTTTACACAACGTTCTGACTTCTGGTTAAGGAGTGGTGACTATGTGCGGTTAAAGAACCTTCAATTGTCTTATGCATTCCCGCAATCATTGCTGGATAAGGTAAAGATCAACAGGCTGACCGTATATGCCAATGCTGAGAACCTTGTGACGTTCTCAAAGTATAAGGACATGGATCCTGAATCTTTATTGAACAGAACAGACCTGTACACATACCCGATGATGAAAACATTCAGCGCCGGTCTTAATGTGACTTTTTAA
- a CDS encoding lytic transglycosylase domain-containing protein — translation MTKVFLSLLLPALGIITSADAASNMSPKEMVIPGIELSADTSVTLKKSAHLPKDTVLPASPASLAVKQAAQAMPVVVRNPKVYEQMNNHYITGYVNDYATRYSQHLAVMVDRAAPYFTMIEKVFTDHGIPEEMKYLAVIESGMSYNARSRVGAVGMWQFMSGTARIFGLSVGKKVDERKDFYKSTVAAAKFLNELYEQFDDWLLVVAAYNCGAGGVQRAQKISGRSDFWGIQYFLPAESRNHVYKFIATGYILDRFNTFFGVSDNYVAPAARMTMPGEYKKAAPLSDEDLYNTVVFNITGKYKLEAIAKKLSVDAAELDRLNPNFAQTLAGETNSYDLRIPKDKMKTFQAEKEEILKESLQLTLDDKAATVDKSRFPAPVKRPEVNANPTKKKVVAKKTATKKKKTTTRRR, via the coding sequence GAATTGTCCGCTGATACCTCAGTCACCCTTAAAAAATCCGCACACCTGCCTAAAGACACAGTGCTGCCCGCTTCTCCTGCCAGCTTAGCAGTGAAACAGGCCGCACAGGCTATGCCCGTGGTCGTTCGCAATCCCAAGGTGTACGAGCAAATGAATAATCACTACATTACCGGATATGTAAATGATTACGCTACCCGTTACAGCCAGCACCTCGCGGTGATGGTAGACAGGGCGGCTCCTTATTTTACCATGATCGAAAAGGTTTTCACTGACCACGGTATTCCCGAGGAAATGAAATACCTGGCAGTGATTGAATCAGGTATGTCCTACAATGCCCGCTCAAGGGTTGGCGCCGTAGGAATGTGGCAGTTTATGAGCGGTACGGCCAGGATCTTTGGCCTTAGCGTAGGAAAGAAAGTGGACGAACGCAAGGATTTCTACAAATCCACCGTGGCCGCCGCTAAATTCCTCAATGAACTGTATGAGCAATTCGATGACTGGTTACTGGTAGTAGCTGCATACAATTGTGGCGCAGGTGGTGTACAAAGAGCGCAAAAGATCAGCGGAAGAAGTGATTTCTGGGGCATCCAGTATTTCCTTCCTGCAGAGTCCCGCAACCATGTATACAAATTCATTGCCACCGGTTACATCCTCGATCGTTTCAATACCTTCTTTGGTGTGAGCGATAATTATGTAGCTCCCGCAGCAAGAATGACCATGCCTGGCGAATACAAAAAAGCAGCGCCACTGTCTGACGAAGATCTCTACAACACCGTAGTTTTCAATATCACCGGTAAATACAAACTGGAAGCGATTGCGAAAAAACTGTCTGTTGATGCAGCAGAGCTGGATAGATTAAATCCAAACTTTGCACAAACGCTGGCAGGTGAAACCAATAGCTACGATCTGAGGATCCCGAAAGATAAAATGAAAACATTCCAGGCAGAGAAAGAAGAGATCCTGAAAGAATCCCTTCAGCTTACACTGGATGATAAAGCTGCCACAGTAGACAAATCGCGTTTCCCCGCTCCGGTTAAAAGACCGGAAGTGAATGCAAACCCTACCAAGAAAAAGGTAGTTGCAAAGAAAACCGCGACCAAGAAAAAGAAAACAACTACAAGAAGAAGATAA
- a CDS encoding DeoR/GlpR family DNA-binding transcription regulator: MINIAERHKYILSKLHEKGYINVLELCKELDVSGVTIRKDLKLLEDKALLYRSHGGATAQNPYTNDKPVNEKEKIRREEKNNIGKAAASLIVPGDAIIIGSGTTVLALAQHIQPRGPLMIITSALHVALELNRFHDIEVLQLGGVLRNNSSSVTGTYAEKILADFSCSKLFLGVDGIDVEFGLTTSNINEAHLNQQMMAAAQKTIVVADSSKFGKRGFGRICRLEDVDQVITDKGISDHMKKLLEDVGIEVTIV, encoded by the coding sequence ATGATCAATATCGCTGAGCGGCATAAGTATATACTGAGCAAGTTGCACGAGAAAGGCTACATTAATGTACTGGAGCTTTGCAAAGAACTGGATGTTTCGGGAGTAACTATTCGAAAGGATTTGAAACTACTGGAAGATAAAGCCCTGCTGTACCGCTCCCATGGAGGGGCTACTGCACAAAACCCTTATACGAACGATAAGCCGGTAAATGAAAAAGAGAAGATCAGGCGGGAAGAGAAGAACAACATCGGTAAGGCAGCGGCCTCCCTTATTGTACCGGGTGATGCTATCATCATTGGTTCTGGGACTACTGTACTTGCCCTCGCACAACATATTCAGCCCCGCGGGCCGTTGATGATCATTACTTCGGCCCTGCATGTTGCCCTGGAACTGAACCGCTTTCATGATATTGAAGTGTTGCAGCTGGGTGGTGTGTTACGGAATAATTCCTCTTCGGTTACGGGTACTTATGCAGAGAAGATCCTGGCTGATTTTTCCTGCAGTAAATTGTTCCTGGGGGTAGATGGGATTGATGTGGAATTTGGACTGACCACTTCCAATATAAACGAAGCCCATCTTAACCAGCAGATGATGGCAGCGGCACAAAAAACGATTGTGGTGGCAGACTCTTCCAAGTTCGGCAAGAGAGGTTTTGGCCGGATCTGCCGGCTTGAAGATGTAGATCAGGTGATCACGGATAAAGGTATCTCAGATCATATGAAGAAGTTACTGGAAGATGTGGGGATTGAGGTGACGATAGTGTAG
- a CDS encoding TlpA family protein disulfide reductase, with the protein MSVDLGDRYPDIKVLQSKIRIEPDSATLILERKIEQPGFLDMGIVNPAYKSNWSITLYADGSKDTIYIEADMKNYAQKGLLPYPKVTTASPLQNELTFYMNLLDSMQGEYFRQKDSVKNLLIAAIEKGDQIDTLSAVVNDFDKHFKFFQVAAAKNFQKRSSPSVISVYAALDTKIARWEPGYGFEFYKNLPEDVRNGLYGQMLNEELIKYRTVNEAIGDTLRVLYGETEKGQKMAPPDIFKGSKYTLVVFWASWCGSCVKEVPELNELYAKYKEKGFSLVAVSIDKDRQKWLDAVEENNYKGLHLLEKGGELNIKEYKIFALPYSFLVDQGGIIRNVNSPLDSIRMKLENI; encoded by the coding sequence GTGTCAGTAGATCTGGGTGACAGATATCCTGATATTAAAGTGCTGCAGTCAAAGATCCGGATTGAGCCGGATTCAGCAACCCTGATACTGGAAAGAAAAATAGAGCAGCCGGGCTTTCTCGATATGGGTATTGTTAATCCGGCATATAAGTCAAATTGGTCTATAACGTTATATGCTGATGGCAGTAAGGATACCATTTATATAGAAGCAGATATGAAAAATTATGCGCAGAAAGGATTGCTGCCATATCCCAAAGTAACAACTGCTTCTCCTTTGCAGAATGAACTGACGTTTTATATGAACCTGCTGGATAGCATGCAGGGCGAGTATTTCAGGCAAAAAGACAGTGTGAAGAATTTGCTTATAGCGGCTATTGAAAAAGGAGATCAGATTGATACGCTGTCTGCAGTGGTGAATGATTTTGATAAACACTTCAAATTCTTTCAGGTTGCCGCAGCAAAAAACTTTCAGAAAAGGAGCAGTCCTTCGGTTATATCGGTCTATGCAGCACTGGATACAAAAATTGCAAGATGGGAACCGGGGTATGGTTTTGAGTTCTATAAAAACCTGCCGGAAGATGTCCGCAACGGTTTATATGGACAGATGTTAAATGAAGAACTAATAAAATACAGGACAGTGAACGAAGCAATTGGCGATACCCTTCGTGTGCTATATGGCGAAACGGAAAAGGGCCAGAAAATGGCACCGCCGGATATTTTTAAGGGATCAAAATATACATTGGTTGTTTTCTGGGCTTCGTGGTGTGGTTCCTGCGTAAAAGAGGTACCCGAACTGAATGAACTGTATGCAAAGTATAAGGAAAAGGGATTTTCCCTTGTTGCGGTTTCTATTGATAAGGACAGGCAGAAATGGTTAGACGCTGTTGAAGAAAACAACTATAAAGGGTTGCATTTACTTGAAAAGGGCGGCGAGTTGAATATAAAGGAGTACAAGATCTTCGCTTTGCCTTATTCTTTCCTGGTAGATCAGGGGGGTATTATCAGGAATGTAAATAGCCCCCTTGATTCTATCAGGATGAAGTTAGAAAATATCTAA
- the lysA gene encoding diaminopimelate decarboxylase produces the protein MAKQSDVLSADFLVKVAEEFGTPVYVYHAEKIKTQYEKLQKAFVKADARFFYACKALTNINVLRYINSIGCGLDTVSIQEVQLGLKAGFDPKNIIFTPNCVDLQEIIAAKDLGVNINIDNISILEQFGNQFGGSYPICIRLNPHIMAGGNFKISTGHVDSKFGISIHQLRHIERIVKSTKLKVTGLHMHTGSEIKDVDVFLRGVEIMFEMTEHFPDLEFIDLGSGFKVAYQQGDPETDIDLLGKKLTDAFNHFAKSYKRPLQLWFEPGKFLVSQCGYFVVKANVIKQTTATVFVGVNSGFNHLIRPMFYDSFHLIKNISNHKGTERIYTVVGNICETDTFGWDRKINEVREGDYLVFYNAGAYGFEMSSNFNSRLKPAEVLVKDGKAHLIRKRDTIDDLLKNQVEIPL, from the coding sequence ATGGCTAAGCAAAGCGATGTTCTCAGCGCCGATTTCCTGGTGAAAGTGGCGGAAGAGTTTGGTACACCAGTTTATGTGTATCATGCCGAAAAGATCAAAACACAATACGAGAAGCTTCAGAAAGCCTTTGTGAAGGCCGATGCCCGCTTTTTTTATGCTTGTAAGGCGTTGACGAATATCAACGTATTACGCTATATCAATTCTATTGGCTGCGGGCTTGATACCGTATCCATTCAGGAAGTGCAACTGGGCCTTAAGGCTGGGTTCGATCCTAAAAACATCATTTTTACCCCCAATTGTGTGGACCTGCAGGAGATTATTGCAGCGAAAGACCTGGGTGTAAACATCAATATCGACAATATTTCCATCCTGGAGCAGTTCGGCAACCAGTTCGGCGGCAGCTATCCTATCTGCATCCGCCTGAACCCGCACATCATGGCAGGAGGGAACTTTAAGATCTCTACGGGCCATGTGGACAGTAAGTTTGGTATTTCCATCCACCAGCTGCGCCACATTGAGCGGATCGTTAAATCCACCAAACTGAAAGTGACCGGGCTGCACATGCACACCGGCTCTGAGATCAAGGACGTGGATGTATTCCTCCGCGGGGTGGAGATCATGTTCGAAATGACGGAGCATTTCCCTGACCTGGAATTCATTGACCTGGGCAGCGGATTCAAAGTGGCTTATCAGCAGGGCGATCCTGAAACGGATATCGATCTGTTGGGCAAAAAGCTCACCGATGCTTTCAATCACTTCGCCAAATCCTACAAACGCCCGCTGCAATTGTGGTTTGAACCAGGAAAGTTCCTGGTGAGCCAATGCGGTTACTTTGTGGTGAAGGCCAATGTGATCAAACAAACAACGGCTACGGTATTTGTGGGTGTGAACTCTGGTTTTAACCACCTGATCCGTCCTATGTTCTACGATTCTTTCCACCTCATCAAAAATATCTCCAACCATAAGGGTACAGAGCGCATCTATACCGTAGTGGGTAATATCTGCGAAACAGATACTTTCGGCTGGGACCGTAAGATCAATGAAGTACGCGAAGGAGATTACCTGGTATTCTACAATGCCGGCGCTTATGGTTTTGAAATGTCCAGCAACTTTAACTCCCGCCTGAAACCGGCGGAGGTATTGGTGAAGGACGGCAAAGCCCACCTGATTCGCAAGCGGGATACTATTGACGACCTGCTGAAGAACCAGGTGGAAATTCCCCTGTAA
- a CDS encoding RNA-binding S4 domain-containing protein has protein sequence MSEEKLRLDKYLWAIRIFKTRTQAAAACDASKVKLKGMAVKAAKGVTIGDQYDIKTEAKRWKIEVVGLLHNRVQYSEAIKYYVDITPEEDKQFNQRIAASFDTGKRQSKIGRPTKRERRDLDDFMRED, from the coding sequence ATGAGTGAAGAAAAACTCCGTTTGGACAAATATCTCTGGGCCATACGCATCTTTAAAACCCGTACCCAGGCTGCTGCAGCTTGCGATGCCAGCAAGGTGAAGCTCAAAGGAATGGCTGTAAAAGCAGCCAAAGGCGTGACCATTGGTGACCAGTATGATATTAAAACAGAGGCCAAACGCTGGAAAATAGAGGTAGTGGGCCTGCTGCATAACCGGGTGCAGTACAGTGAAGCCATTAAATATTACGTAGATATAACCCCCGAAGAGGATAAGCAATTCAACCAAAGGATCGCTGCCAGCTTCGATACCGGCAAGCGCCAGAGCAAAATCGGGCGTCCCACAAAGCGGGAACGCAGGGATCTGGACGATTTTATGCGGGAAGATTAA